The Apodemus sylvaticus chromosome 5, mApoSyl1.1, whole genome shotgun sequence genome has a segment encoding these proteins:
- the LOC127684529 gene encoding olfactory receptor 4F3/4F16/4F29-like: protein MGGGNHSVVSEFLLLGLTNSWRIQILLFLFFTVFYVASMMGNLLIVLTIMSDHHLHSPLYFLLANLSFIDTGVSSIATPKMIYDLFRKHKVISLNGCITQMFFIHTVGGTEMVLLIVMAYDRYVAICKPLHYLTIMSLRMCTILLALAWTIGLIHSVAQLAFVVNLPFCGANKMDSFYCDFPRFIKLACTDTYRLEFMVTANSGFISMATFFILIVSYIFILVTVRKHSSGASSKALSTLSAHITVVIFFFGPCIVIYVWPFPTLPIDKFLAIFDVIVTPSMNPVIYTLRNNEMKVAMRRLFFRALSFKNSLIGSLRD from the coding sequence ATGGGTGGAGGAAATCACTCAGTGGTATCAGAATTTTTGTTGCTAGGCCTCACCAATTCATGGAGAATTCAGATTCTCCTTTTCCTGTTCTTCACAGTATTTTATGTGGCAAGCATGATGGGAAACCTGCTCATTGTGCTCACAATCATGTCAGACCACCACCTGCACTCCCCCCTGTACTTCCTGCTAGCAAACCTCTCCTTCATTGATACAGGTGTGTCCAGCATCGCTACTCCAAAGATGATTTATGACCTCTTCAGAAAACACAAAGTCATCTCCCTGAATGGGTGCATCACTCAGATGTTCTTCATTCACACCGTTGGGGGAACAGAGATGGTGTTGCTCATAGTCATGGCCTATGACAGGTACGTCGCTATCTGTAAGCCCCTCCACTACCTGACCATCATGAGTCTCAGAATGTGCACTATTCTTTTGGCTCTTGCTTGGACCATTGGCCTTATCCATTCTGTGGCCCAATTAGCTTTTGTTGTAAATTTACCCTTCTGTGGAGCTAATAAAATGGACAGCTTTTATTGTGATTTTCCTCGGTTCATCAAGCTTGCATGCACAGACACGTACAGACTGGAGTTCATGGTCACTGCCAACAGTGGTTTCATCTCCATGGCCACTTTCTTCATCCTGATTGTGTCTTACATCTTCATCCTGGTCACAGTTCGAAAACACTCCTCAGGTGCTTCCAGCAAGGCCCTCTCTACTCTCTCAGCTCACATCACTGtggtcattttcttctttggtcCTTGCATTGTTATCTATGTGTGGCCTTTCCCGACTTTACCCATAGATAAATTTTTAGCGATTTTTGATGTCATTGTCACTCCTTCTATGAATCCTGTCATCTATACACtcagaaataatgaaatgaaGGTTGCAATGAGGAGACTCTTTTTTAGGGCTTTAAGTTTCAAAAATTCTCTTATTGGCAGTTTAAGAGATTAA